A section of the Mesorhizobium loti genome encodes:
- a CDS encoding ABC transporter permease, whose protein sequence is MPIARSRFLMIAVAVFVGLGLAWWAATGLEWVKPIFLPSPGSVATQIAKLATDGTLWIDLTASAYRISIGFLIASALSIPIGVLIGSFRSWEAGIEPLVDFIRYMPVVAFVPLSILWAGTGDTQKFLIIFIGTFFQQVLMVMDNVKRVPADFIGLGRTLGLPDRKILTRIVVPSALPGIWDTLRISLGWAWTWLVLAELVAATSGLGYRITVSQRYFQTNTIIGYILLLGVLGLITDQVMKALEKVLFRQEGHSQ, encoded by the coding sequence GTGCCCATCGCCCGCTCGCGTTTCCTGATGATCGCGGTGGCCGTCTTTGTCGGGCTTGGCCTTGCCTGGTGGGCGGCGACCGGGCTGGAATGGGTAAAGCCCATCTTCCTGCCGTCGCCCGGCAGCGTCGCGACCCAGATCGCCAAGCTCGCCACCGACGGCACGCTCTGGATAGATCTCACGGCCTCGGCGTATCGCATCTCCATCGGCTTCCTCATCGCCTCGGCCCTGTCGATCCCCATCGGCGTGCTGATCGGCAGCTTCCGCTCCTGGGAGGCTGGTATCGAGCCGCTGGTGGATTTCATCCGCTACATGCCGGTCGTCGCTTTCGTGCCGCTCTCCATTCTGTGGGCCGGTACCGGCGATACGCAGAAATTCCTGATCATCTTTATCGGCACCTTCTTCCAGCAGGTGCTGATGGTCATGGACAATGTGAAACGGGTTCCCGCCGATTTCATCGGCCTTGGCCGCACGCTCGGGCTGCCGGACCGCAAGATCCTGACGCGCATTGTCGTGCCCAGCGCCTTGCCTGGCATATGGGATACGCTGCGCATCAGCCTGGGCTGGGCGTGGACCTGGCTGGTGCTGGCCGAACTCGTCGCGGCGACGTCCGGCTTGGGCTATCGCATCACCGTGTCGCAGCGCTATTTCCAGACCAACACCATCATCGGCTACATCCTGCTTCTCGGCGTGCTCGGTCTCATCACCGACCAGGTCATGAAGGCCCTGGAAAAGGTTCTGTTCCGGCAGGAAGGCCATTCGCAATGA
- a CDS encoding ABC transporter substrate-binding protein, which yields MRNLAGQFRALMMAAAVGLAAAPAAYAADAAIPTTPEAGSFKIGIEPWLGYGQWHVADAKGLFKANGLSDVQIVNFAEDKDINAALASGQLDAANIATHTAMGMVAAGLPVKIVLLLDVSMTADAIIAGKDVTSIADLKGKQVAFEEGTTSDILLKYALAKNGMSVADIQPVPMPAADAGGALIAGRVPVSVTYEPYLTVAMAQNKDVKLLFTAGEDPGLISDVLVVRDEVIKSRPGQVLAMIKSWDAALKDYNSDTPGGRAIIAKAVGSDVKDLNTAFDGVRYYSLAENKTALTGDFTTKTFADVEAAAKNAKLLQADVTPEQMIDPSFVKAAE from the coding sequence ATGCGTAACCTAGCAGGACAATTTCGCGCGCTCATGATGGCCGCCGCCGTCGGGCTCGCCGCCGCCCCAGCGGCCTACGCGGCCGATGCGGCCATTCCCACGACGCCCGAGGCCGGATCGTTCAAGATCGGCATCGAGCCCTGGCTTGGCTATGGCCAGTGGCACGTCGCTGACGCCAAGGGCCTGTTCAAAGCAAACGGCCTGTCGGACGTCCAGATTGTCAATTTCGCCGAGGACAAGGACATCAATGCCGCCTTGGCCAGCGGCCAGCTCGACGCGGCCAACATCGCCACCCACACGGCGATGGGCATGGTCGCCGCCGGCCTGCCGGTGAAGATCGTGCTGCTGCTCGATGTCTCCATGACGGCCGACGCCATCATCGCAGGCAAGGACGTCACCTCGATCGCTGACCTCAAGGGCAAGCAGGTTGCCTTCGAGGAAGGCACGACGAGCGACATCCTGCTCAAATACGCACTGGCAAAAAACGGTATGTCGGTCGCCGATATCCAGCCGGTTCCAATGCCGGCCGCCGATGCCGGCGGCGCCTTGATCGCCGGCCGCGTGCCGGTCTCCGTTACTTACGAGCCGTACCTCACTGTCGCCATGGCACAGAACAAGGACGTCAAGCTGCTGTTCACCGCCGGCGAGGATCCCGGCCTGATCAGCGACGTGCTGGTGGTGCGCGACGAAGTGATCAAGTCGCGGCCCGGTCAGGTGCTGGCCATGATCAAGAGCTGGGACGCCGCGCTCAAGGACTATAATTCAGACACACCCGGCGGCCGCGCCATCATCGCCAAGGCAGTCGGTTCCGACGTCAAGGACCTGAACACCGCATTCGACGGCGTGCGCTATTACTCGCTCGCCGAAAACAAGACCGCGCTGACCGGCGATTTCACCACCAAGACATTCGCCGATGTCGAAGCGGCCGCCAAGAACGCCAAGCTGCTTCAGGCGGATGTGACGCCTGAGCAGATGATCGACCCGTCCTTCGTCAAGGCGGCGGAATGA
- the hutC gene encoding histidine utilization repressor, whose amino-acid sequence MIDLPDTASPLYEKVKDYILANIGTGRWGKDRKLPSENELVVSLGVSRMTVHRALRELTAAGFLIRLQGVGTFIAPPRPQSTLIEINNIAAEIVERGNRHRSEVLVLETIMPTKELALSFEFPKRVSIYHSVVVNFENDLPVQLEERFVNPSLIPDYDKQDFSKTATYDYLMQKTPVTEVEHIISAIPADAETARHLNIDVGSCCLFLHRRTWTGAVVATISKLTYAGSRYSLGSRYSPSRTH is encoded by the coding sequence ATGATCGATTTGCCCGATACGGCGAGCCCTCTTTACGAGAAGGTGAAGGACTACATCCTGGCCAACATCGGAACGGGCCGGTGGGGCAAGGATCGCAAGCTGCCGTCCGAGAACGAGCTGGTGGTTTCGCTTGGTGTCTCGCGCATGACGGTCCACCGCGCCTTGCGGGAACTGACCGCGGCGGGGTTCCTGATCCGGCTGCAAGGTGTGGGCACCTTCATCGCGCCGCCCCGGCCGCAATCGACGCTGATCGAGATCAACAACATCGCGGCCGAAATCGTCGAGCGCGGCAACAGGCATCGCTCCGAAGTCCTGGTGCTCGAAACCATCATGCCGACCAAGGAGCTCGCTCTGTCCTTCGAGTTTCCAAAGCGGGTTTCGATCTATCACTCCGTCGTCGTCAATTTCGAGAACGATTTGCCGGTGCAACTGGAAGAGCGCTTCGTCAATCCGAGCCTGATCCCCGACTACGACAAGCAGGATTTTTCAAAGACCGCGACCTACGACTACCTCATGCAGAAGACTCCGGTGACCGAGGTCGAGCATATCATCTCGGCGATTCCCGCCGATGCCGAGACCGCGCGGCATCTGAACATCGATGTCGGCAGCTGCTGCCTGTTCCTGCATCGCCGCACATGGACGGGCGCCGTCGTGGCGACGATCAGCAAGCTGACTTATGCCGGCAGCCGCTATTCGCTCGGCAGCCGGTATTCACCCTCCAGGACCCACTGA
- a CDS encoding zinc-dependent alcohol dehydrogenase: MKAARLYGPGDLRVEDIAAPGIPDAGWVKLSIDAAGICGSDLHNFRTGQWISRSPSTAGHELTGTVIAVGEGVDTVAVGDRVVADSRFWCGDCAQCRAGRRHLCASLGFIGEVCDGGFAEQAVLPARLLHVVDAALDERVAAMAEPLAVALHAVRRLPKTAGSVLVVGCGPIGGLAALLLSRSFAGTVLVADRNQARRARVAKVTGATSVDLNREAIAAATANAPLLAAVEATGSIAAFTQLLGVLDSGSAVAMVGIFHGRLDIDPNLLVEREIALLGCHAFADELPDAVGMLRELSEPLLALIDREIGLDDIPAAYERLLAGESDGLKTIIRMRQPVEPA; the protein is encoded by the coding sequence ATGAAGGCGGCACGGCTTTATGGACCCGGCGATCTGCGCGTGGAGGATATCGCCGCACCGGGTATTCCGGATGCGGGCTGGGTAAAGCTCAGCATCGATGCCGCCGGCATCTGCGGGTCGGACCTGCACAATTTCCGCACCGGCCAATGGATAAGCCGCTCGCCTTCGACGGCCGGCCATGAGCTGACCGGCACGGTGATTGCCGTGGGCGAGGGCGTCGACACCGTCGCCGTCGGCGACAGGGTGGTTGCCGATTCCCGGTTCTGGTGCGGAGACTGCGCGCAGTGCCGTGCCGGCAGGCGCCATCTCTGTGCTTCGCTGGGCTTCATCGGCGAAGTCTGCGACGGCGGCTTTGCCGAGCAAGCCGTGCTGCCCGCACGCCTGCTGCATGTTGTCGATGCCGCGCTTGACGAGCGGGTCGCAGCAATGGCCGAGCCGCTTGCGGTGGCGCTTCACGCGGTGCGGCGCCTGCCGAAGACGGCAGGCTCGGTGCTGGTCGTTGGCTGCGGGCCGATCGGCGGTCTTGCCGCGCTGCTGCTGTCCCGGAGCTTTGCCGGCACGGTGCTTGTCGCCGACCGCAACCAGGCGCGCCGTGCCCGCGTGGCGAAGGTGACCGGAGCAACAAGCGTCGACCTCAACCGTGAGGCGATTGCCGCCGCGACGGCCAATGCGCCGCTGCTGGCGGCCGTCGAGGCGACCGGCAGCATCGCCGCATTCACTCAGTTGCTCGGCGTTCTCGATTCCGGCAGCGCGGTGGCGATGGTCGGCATTTTCCATGGTCGTCTCGACATCGACCCAAATCTCCTGGTCGAACGCGAGATCGCATTGTTGGGATGCCATGCCTTCGCCGACGAGCTGCCCGACGCCGTTGGGATGCTCCGTGAACTCAGCGAACCGTTGCTCGCCCTGATCGATCGCGAGATCGGTCTCGACGACATTCCGGCCGCCTATGAGCGGCTGTTGGCGGGGGAGAGCGATGGCTTGAAAACAATCATCCGCATGCGGCAACCTGTTGAGCCGGCGTGA